The following are encoded together in the Aerococcus mictus genome:
- a CDS encoding response regulator transcription factor produces MKQIMIVEDNDDINTMLKDLLSQDYQIQQAFSGTEAIRLFDQEDIDLVLLDILLPGMKGDEVLDYIRQKSQIPVIMLTALGDKDLVSDYLLKGANDYITKPFNNKEVLARITVQLRQSHQQTKDQSDQVIDFQAIHFDPKQFLIYTDQKAIRLTKIEAKIFHKLLNHPKQIFTKERLYESIWQAQYIAEDNTLNTHLSNLRKKLSQLDPSQDYIETIWGIGVRLARGDQD; encoded by the coding sequence ATGAAACAAATCATGATTGTGGAAGATAATGATGACATTAATACAATGCTTAAAGACCTCCTGAGTCAGGATTACCAAATCCAACAAGCTTTTTCCGGAACTGAAGCCATCCGACTCTTTGACCAAGAGGACATTGACCTAGTCCTCCTAGATATCCTCCTTCCCGGCATGAAAGGCGACGAAGTCCTAGACTATATTCGTCAAAAAAGCCAAATCCCGGTCATCATGCTGACAGCCCTGGGGGACAAAGACCTGGTCAGTGACTACCTCTTAAAAGGAGCCAATGACTACATCACTAAGCCTTTTAATAATAAAGAAGTCTTAGCCCGAATTACGGTTCAATTGCGGCAAAGCCACCAGCAGACTAAAGATCAGTCAGACCAAGTCATTGACTTTCAAGCCATCCACTTTGATCCTAAGCAGTTCCTTATCTATACCGACCAAAAAGCTATCCGACTAACTAAAATCGAAGCCAAGATCTTCCACAAATTGCTCAACCACCCCAAGCAAATTTTCACCAAGGAGCGACTCTATGAATCCATCTGGCAGGCGCAATATATCGCCGAGGACAACACCTTAAACACCCACCTCTCCAATCTGCGTAAGAAATTGAGTCAATTAGACCCTAGCCAGGACTACATTGAAACCATTTGGGGGATTGGCGTCAGACTAGCAAGGGGGGACCAGGATTGA
- a CDS encoding coenzyme F420-0:L-glutamate ligase produces the protein MSRVVGTVSRGLRAPIVKKGDDLAQIVVDTVTHAAKEAPFTINDKDIVAITESIYARAQGNYASLDAVAKDIHQKFQSESIGVVFPINSRNRFYNILQAVARATKKVVIQLSYPADEVGNELISDEALVKSGVNPWTDTLSEAEFRSHFEEIKHKFTGVDYVALYRECVEKEGAECEIIFSNQAKAILDYTDSVLVSDIHTRFKTAQAVKEAGAKTVYRLDEILTQAVDGSGYNEEYGLLGTNLSGDNELKLFPRDSKSFVYDVQKRLLEATGKKIEVMVYGDGAFKDPVGHIWELADPVVSPGYTSGLEGTPNEVKLKYLADNEFSDLNGQALEDAITDYISQHDDVDRDGKNVSLGTTPRQITDLVGSLSDLTSGSGDKGTPIVYIQGYFDNLSDED, from the coding sequence ATGTCAAGAGTTGTTGGGACAGTATCACGTGGCCTACGTGCCCCCATCGTAAAAAAAGGTGACGACCTCGCACAAATTGTGGTTGATACAGTCACTCATGCAGCCAAAGAAGCGCCCTTTACTATTAATGATAAGGATATCGTGGCCATTACCGAATCAATCTATGCCAGAGCCCAAGGAAATTATGCCAGCTTGGATGCTGTCGCTAAGGATATCCACCAAAAATTCCAATCCGAAAGTATCGGTGTAGTATTTCCAATTAATAGTCGGAATCGTTTCTATAATATTCTCCAAGCCGTTGCCCGGGCAACTAAGAAAGTTGTGATCCAACTCTCCTACCCAGCTGATGAAGTGGGCAATGAATTAATCAGTGATGAAGCTCTGGTGAAATCGGGCGTTAACCCTTGGACAGATACCCTAAGTGAAGCAGAATTCCGTTCGCACTTTGAAGAAATCAAACATAAATTTACTGGGGTAGACTATGTGGCCCTTTACCGCGAATGCGTGGAAAAAGAAGGCGCTGAATGTGAAATCATCTTTTCTAACCAAGCTAAAGCCATTCTTGACTATACCGATTCTGTCTTAGTATCGGATATTCATACCCGTTTCAAAACAGCTCAAGCCGTTAAAGAAGCTGGCGCTAAGACGGTCTATCGTCTAGATGAAATCCTAACCCAAGCGGTTGATGGTTCAGGTTATAATGAAGAATACGGTTTGTTGGGAACCAACCTCTCTGGGGACAATGAATTAAAACTCTTCCCGCGTGACTCAAAATCCTTTGTCTATGACGTGCAAAAGCGCTTATTAGAAGCCACCGGCAAGAAAATTGAAGTCATGGTCTATGGAGACGGCGCCTTCAAAGACCCAGTGGGTCATATTTGGGAACTGGCTGACCCAGTCGTTTCCCCTGGTTATACCAGTGGCCTTGAAGGGACCCCTAATGAAGTGAAATTAAAATACTTGGCCGACAACGAGTTCAGTGATCTTAATGGGCAAGCCTTAGAAGATGCCATCACTGACTATATTAGCCAACATGACGATGTGGATAGAGATGGTAAAAATGTCAGCTTAGGAACAACACCACGGCAAATTACTGACTTAGTAGGTTCCTTATCTGACTTAACCAGTGGTAGCGGGGACAAAGGAACCCCGATCGTTTACATCCAAGGTTACTTTGATAATTTATCCGATGAAGATTAA
- a CDS encoding lipoate--protein ligase, whose translation MIFVDNNNHYDASVNIALETYLVENRLVDEPILLFYINDPSIIIGRNQNTYEEINQRYVDEHNIQVVRRMSGGGAVYHDRGNFSFCFIKDDDGSFRDFASFTKPVIDALHKMGVEGAALKGRNDLVIGDQKFSGNAMYAKDGRMTAHGTILFDADLNEVNNALKPRKEKFESKGIKSVRSRVTNIKPFVDEEYKNLSTEEFRDRILLEIFGVESREEVPELKLTPEIWQGVMDLRAERMGNWNWNYGQSPDFDIQASHKFPFGFVDLRLNVSKGLISQAKIYGDFFGLGEISDVEESLEGVKYDRQAMIDALSDLDLNKYLGDISAEELVDIVFQKA comes from the coding sequence ATGATTTTTGTAGATAATAATAATCACTACGATGCTTCGGTTAATATTGCCTTGGAGACCTATTTAGTTGAAAACCGCCTAGTCGATGAACCCATCCTACTATTTTATATCAATGATCCTTCAATTATTATTGGACGCAACCAAAATACCTATGAAGAGATTAACCAACGTTATGTGGATGAGCATAATATCCAAGTGGTTCGTCGCATGTCTGGTGGGGGAGCAGTTTATCATGACCGGGGTAACTTTTCCTTCTGCTTTATTAAAGATGATGATGGCAGTTTCCGTGACTTTGCTTCCTTTACTAAACCGGTTATCGATGCCCTCCACAAGATGGGGGTAGAAGGCGCTGCCCTAAAGGGTCGTAATGACTTAGTGATTGGCGACCAAAAATTTTCCGGTAACGCTATGTACGCTAAGGACGGTCGGATGACTGCCCACGGAACCATTTTATTTGATGCTGACCTGAATGAGGTTAACAATGCCCTGAAACCCCGTAAAGAAAAATTCGAATCTAAAGGGATTAAGTCGGTTCGCTCACGGGTAACCAATATCAAACCCTTTGTCGACGAAGAGTATAAGAACCTTTCCACAGAAGAGTTTCGTGACCGGATTCTACTAGAAATCTTTGGGGTTGAAAGTCGTGAAGAAGTCCCTGAGCTAAAATTAACCCCTGAAATTTGGCAAGGGGTCATGGATTTACGGGCTGAACGGATGGGAAACTGGAATTGGAATTATGGCCAATCCCCTGACTTTGATATTCAAGCCTCGCATAAATTTCCCTTCGGATTTGTGGACTTGCGTTTAAATGTTTCTAAGGGACTCATTAGTCAAGCGAAGATCTACGGGGACTTCTTCGGCCTAGGAGAAATTTCTGATGTGGAAGAAAGCTTGGAGGGAGTTAAATACGACCGTCAAGCCATGATTGATGCTCTAAGCGATTTAGATTTAAATAAATACCTCGGTGATATCAGTGCGGAAGAATTAGTGGATATTGTTTTCCAAAAAGCCTAG
- a CDS encoding ABC transporter permease subunit: protein MLRADFYRLFHSKGFYITQLVLILVVAFCVWDKGVFSMTVSEQNAQEIAQRTEVIQEMAWTSHQALMAMSTMAAFLIYFSLPLFYMTVGADLNSGTLKNIISSGMSRTHYFFSKYSVFLMVTALQFIFYYGTTYLVAGFTNGFDPLNLEWLGNFIRVFLVQYLSLQGVFAVTMLVIFLTLSNVWSILATIVVPLVLTVVQIVYFAESKILAYLNFQSMLNQAGALTLDSEFFLQFTPLALLVIAVCLLIALMSFKQRDF, encoded by the coding sequence ATGTTAAGAGCAGATTTTTATCGATTATTTCATAGCAAGGGCTTTTATATTACCCAGCTGGTTTTGATTCTGGTGGTCGCCTTTTGTGTTTGGGATAAGGGTGTTTTTTCGATGACTGTTAGTGAGCAAAATGCTCAGGAAATCGCCCAAAGAACCGAAGTGATCCAAGAAATGGCCTGGACTAGTCATCAAGCCCTTATGGCGATGTCAACCATGGCAGCCTTTCTAATCTATTTCTCTCTCCCGCTCTTTTATATGACTGTGGGCGCTGATTTGAATAGTGGCACCTTAAAGAATATTATTAGTAGCGGGATGTCTAGGACTCATTACTTCTTTTCCAAGTATAGTGTTTTCCTTATGGTGACAGCCCTGCAATTCATCTTCTATTACGGAACGACCTACCTGGTAGCAGGATTTACGAATGGCTTTGATCCCTTAAACTTAGAGTGGCTTGGTAATTTTATCAGGGTATTCTTGGTGCAGTACCTCTCCCTCCAAGGAGTCTTTGCGGTAACGATGCTGGTGATTTTCCTAACTCTTTCCAATGTGTGGAGTATCTTAGCGACTATCGTTGTGCCCTTGGTACTAACGGTCGTTCAGATTGTTTACTTTGCTGAAAGTAAAATTTTAGCCTACCTGAATTTCCAAAGTATGCTTAACCAGGCTGGCGCCTTAACTTTGGATAGTGAATTTTTCTTACAATTTACCCCCTTAGCTCTCTTAGTGATTGCAGTCTGCCTTTTAATCGCCTTAATGTCATTTAAACAGCGCGATTTCTAA
- a CDS encoding ABC transporter ATP-binding protein yields the protein MEEVLRVDQLTKTYGKQVALDQVSLSLKAGEIYGLIGRNGAGKTTLLKAIVRLIKPSSGKVSLFHSGSSREWTKALERTGAVIESPVAYDALTAEQNLHYYCKLRGVVDEDRVVKETLDLVGLTQDRKKAYKSFSMGMKQKLGIGIALLTQPDLLILDEPINGLDPIAISHFRQLVKRLSQEKQMTIIISSHILSELYQTASRFGFINQGRLIQEMTKEEFEQMNREYIVLQTSQVPQASRLLSEQGQSNFKVVDEETIHIFTSDQKIQPYIQLFSQADVPIDAIYFSHKNLEDYFTGIVEEKGDQ from the coding sequence ATGGAAGAAGTGCTAAGAGTTGACCAGCTGACCAAGACTTATGGCAAGCAAGTAGCCTTAGACCAAGTGTCTTTAAGTCTTAAGGCAGGAGAAATTTATGGCTTAATTGGCCGCAATGGAGCAGGGAAAACCACCCTGCTCAAAGCGATAGTCCGTTTGATCAAACCAAGCTCGGGTAAAGTGTCCTTGTTCCATTCAGGAAGTAGCCGGGAGTGGACCAAGGCCTTGGAACGCACTGGGGCAGTCATTGAAAGTCCCGTGGCCTATGACGCCTTAACTGCAGAGCAAAATTTACATTATTATTGTAAATTACGTGGGGTTGTGGATGAAGACCGGGTGGTAAAGGAAACCTTAGACTTGGTTGGCCTGACCCAAGACCGCAAGAAAGCCTATAAATCCTTTTCCATGGGGATGAAACAAAAATTAGGCATTGGGATTGCCTTATTAACCCAGCCTGACCTACTCATCCTCGATGAGCCCATCAATGGCTTAGACCCAATTGCCATCAGCCATTTCCGTCAATTAGTTAAACGGCTAAGCCAGGAAAAGCAAATGACTATTATCATTTCTAGTCATATTCTTTCTGAACTTTATCAAACAGCTAGCCGCTTCGGCTTCATTAACCAGGGGCGACTTATCCAAGAAATGACTAAAGAGGAATTTGAGCAAATGAACCGGGAGTATATTGTCTTACAAACTAGTCAAGTGCCCCAGGCCAGCCGCTTATTGTCTGAACAAGGGCAATCGAATTTTAAAGTGGTGGATGAAGAAACCATTCACATTTTTACTTCTGACCAAAAGATTCAGCCCTACATCCAGCTATTTAGTCAAGCAGATGTGCCTATCGATGCCATTTATTTTTCGCACAAAAACTTAGAAGATTATTTCACCGGAATTGTCGAAGAGAAAGGAGACCAATAG
- a CDS encoding DUF2316 family protein gives MTMSLTLAQREETKQALITAFNKTGLSKQELAEALETSESYLDQVFQLKGQRLEDAWILKNYLNTYLSEHGQEPVPFQALGGDYHAYWFLDAKLIDRGLLK, from the coding sequence ATGACCATGTCTTTAACCCTAGCTCAAAGAGAAGAAACTAAACAGGCGCTTATAACAGCCTTCAATAAGACTGGCTTAAGCAAGCAGGAACTGGCTGAGGCTTTGGAAACCAGTGAAAGTTACTTGGACCAGGTCTTTCAATTAAAAGGACAACGCTTGGAAGATGCCTGGATCTTAAAAAATTATCTCAATACTTATTTAAGTGAACACGGCCAAGAACCGGTGCCTTTTCAAGCCTTGGGTGGCGATTACCATGCCTATTGGTTCTTGGATGCTAAGCTGATTGATCGCGGTCTATTAAAGTAA
- a CDS encoding glutathione S-transferase family protein, whose product MGLLVDGKWYDKWYDTESTGGHFVRKDSQFRNWITKDGSPGPTGEGGFKAEAGRYHLYVSYACPWASRTLIMRALKGLEDMVSISVVHPHMGENGWTFEEADGVIKDPLFDADYLYQIYTHVDPNYSGRVTVPVLYDKKTDTIVNNESSEIMRMFNQAFDDIGAKAGDYYPENLRDEIDQWNDEIYPKVNNGVYKAGFATKQSVYEEEVDQLFKELDRLEDHLSQEDYLVGDQITEADWRLFTTLVRFDSVYYGHFKCNIRNLTDYPALWLYTRKLYQWPGVKETVNFSHIKEHYYTSHPTINPNGIVPLGPDLDWSLPNE is encoded by the coding sequence ATGGGATTATTAGTTGACGGTAAATGGTATGACAAGTGGTACGATACCGAGAGTACTGGGGGCCACTTTGTCCGCAAAGATTCCCAATTTAGAAACTGGATTACTAAAGACGGCTCACCCGGGCCTACAGGTGAAGGCGGTTTTAAGGCAGAAGCCGGCCGCTACCACCTCTATGTGTCCTATGCCTGCCCCTGGGCTAGCCGTACCCTCATTATGCGGGCACTCAAGGGACTAGAAGATATGGTTTCAATCTCGGTTGTCCATCCCCATATGGGTGAAAATGGCTGGACCTTTGAAGAAGCAGATGGCGTCATCAAAGATCCACTCTTTGACGCTGACTATCTCTATCAAATCTATACCCATGTTGACCCTAATTATAGCGGTCGGGTCACGGTTCCCGTCCTCTACGATAAGAAAACCGATACCATTGTTAATAACGAGTCTTCCGAAATCATGCGGATGTTTAACCAAGCCTTTGACGATATTGGCGCCAAAGCAGGCGACTACTACCCGGAAAACTTGCGCGATGAAATCGACCAATGGAATGATGAAATTTATCCTAAGGTTAATAATGGGGTCTACAAGGCGGGCTTCGCGACTAAACAATCCGTCTATGAAGAAGAAGTGGACCAACTATTTAAGGAATTGGATCGCTTAGAGGACCACTTAAGCCAAGAGGATTACCTGGTTGGAGACCAAATCACTGAAGCCGATTGGCGCCTCTTCACCACCTTGGTTCGTTTTGATTCCGTCTATTACGGCCACTTCAAATGTAATATTAGAAACCTAACCGACTACCCTGCCCTCTGGCTCTACACCCGTAAACTTTATCAATGGCCGGGCGTCAAAGAAACGGTGAACTTCTCCCATATTAAGGAACACTACTACACCAGCCATCCGACCATTAACCCTAACGGCATCGTACCGCTTGGGCCTGATTTAGACTGGTCACTTCCTAATGAATAA
- a CDS encoding sensor histidine kinase, translating into MTLLLCILSLFLLYRYLKMKKALQDLSQDMAYRREEQSNRLLTSSLNDKGLHQVIRQANQLFDDLQTLRIKNLQEKNSLDQAIHNIAHDIRTPLTVTSGYCQQLLDSGGSLDSIEKEKLLKINQHLSQVAHRLEELLSYQKLIEGQVQVKFEPVNLSQAVKENLLHYYDRLNDDFQIHLAIEEACYIDNNPDLLNRILDNLLGNVIKHGHSTLNIQVKKDQDEVRLTLSNQSQQAVQHLDQLTKRFYAENLANDQLSSGLGLFIIQELVDLTKGQLTMTYQNGRFTSQLTWPVSQLKD; encoded by the coding sequence TTGACCCTGCTACTTTGCATCTTATCTTTATTCTTGCTCTACCGCTATCTGAAAATGAAAAAGGCTCTGCAGGACTTAAGCCAGGACATGGCCTACCGAAGAGAAGAACAATCTAACCGCCTACTCACCAGTTCCCTGAATGATAAGGGCCTCCACCAAGTAATTAGGCAGGCCAACCAACTCTTCGATGACTTACAAACTTTGCGGATTAAAAACCTCCAAGAAAAGAATAGTCTCGACCAAGCCATCCATAATATTGCCCATGATATCAGGACTCCTCTCACCGTTACCAGCGGCTACTGCCAGCAGCTCTTAGATTCAGGAGGCAGTTTAGACTCGATTGAAAAAGAAAAGCTACTGAAAATCAACCAACATCTCAGCCAAGTAGCCCACCGCTTAGAAGAATTACTTAGCTATCAAAAACTTATCGAAGGTCAAGTCCAAGTGAAGTTTGAGCCAGTAAACCTTAGCCAAGCGGTAAAGGAAAACTTACTCCATTACTACGACCGGCTTAATGATGATTTTCAAATTCACTTAGCTATTGAAGAAGCTTGCTATATTGACAATAACCCAGACCTATTGAACCGGATCCTGGATAATTTACTGGGTAATGTGATTAAGCACGGGCACTCCACATTAAATATCCAAGTCAAAAAAGACCAGGATGAGGTCCGCTTGACTCTGTCAAATCAAAGTCAGCAAGCCGTCCAACATTTAGACCAATTAACCAAGCGCTTCTACGCAGAAAACCTTGCCAACGACCAACTTTCTTCGGGCTTGGGCTTGTTTATCATCCAAGAATTAGTTGATCTCACTAAGGGCCAACTGACCATGACCTACCAAAACGGCCGCTTCACCAGCCAACTCACTTGGCCAGTCAGTCAACTTAAAGATTAA
- a CDS encoding pneumococcal-type histidine triad protein: MNQRHVESDGLVFDPVKVTKRNNFGYVLPHGDHFHIIPFNQLSDLEIAATEAYLKSGNYNYQAPKDHSKTTASNKKPQTGPQPEKKDQASPGQKEPAGQKNQDHGQGKKDQGKDLSPLEEARRQGRYTTDDGYIFTPESIVSDQGDGYICQHGDHFHYVPKDDLSANERAQAKAYLNKSSGQAGAEQEQTEKVIKPLDPVRPQVNKPGFKPSQIDHPQESEAQPQKDLNQSQANSQKTLEQMLDELYALPLKERHREGDGLLFDPMKVTRKTKFGYVHPHGDHHHVIPLQELSALEIAATEAHLNNPSYIYQAGKTDQESKPSDSHGEEINSQADESKKPASQLENSQEEKDQDKVNFLALAQKIAKSAKGKDHKTYTTDDGYRFSPESIVEYDSKGFITQHGDHSHYVPFADLDDEEIRQAQDYVNSGKKVIKFVEASQDSADEIDKKLSLIALESGINKADLKVTGNKVIVPHGNHSHLKNLSDYPSYLRASDFSTVEEYKDYILGLKLSQFKLAHGLQDKEVLRDGDQLFAVLADKTIAKKLDEITLPIDYETVSFSSSKNDQDEKKEEIVAEQPQATPIPEGLFTPQQLAAVNIQMAYPEREENGAFLVYHIDHWHKIENIHLNAWFNQDKEKIEKAKASMRYLIAHPEAKMPPKNGFGVPHNQSADDKDFYVTFNGKKYKAFGKGLQAGPYNTGSEGYVFSKDNILGVDDHGVTTEHREDGHAHTHYIEFGELKGYELAQVEEWMEEQGIAVEKTKNQSPQIDPESVVPDKRDDRYVFEGENGKEFYVYPFELRPEQIAAVEAVLARKALDPQAVISKDDDGYHFKVNGKSVVYPAEALSDYQVEKIERQLFLKNFQADKVLSRFSRGYLFQFDQGNQYFSQSELSKEQIAAVEEVLQQRNSKAPDNEPATDSKAAAEQKNDAERIETAKEAFLASHGFNPEEVKSRTAGGYIFEIFGTEYKLTVYKPESGQAKKASELSPDQVAAVEAVLKSREQERAKLTSESNHNPSLDHSEDKKGLAENVLTEAVNSENTEAEKIDDQQVLPENSETNLPTAIQATD, translated from the coding sequence AAAAGACCAAGCATCTCCTGGGCAAAAAGAGCCAGCAGGGCAGAAAAACCAGGACCATGGCCAAGGCAAAAAAGATCAAGGGAAGGATTTGAGCCCCTTAGAAGAAGCGCGACGTCAGGGACGTTATACTACCGACGATGGCTATATCTTTACCCCCGAATCTATCGTTTCCGACCAAGGCGATGGTTATATCTGTCAGCACGGCGATCATTTCCACTATGTCCCTAAGGATGATTTAAGTGCTAATGAGCGCGCCCAAGCCAAGGCATATCTTAATAAGAGTAGCGGGCAAGCGGGGGCAGAGCAAGAGCAGACTGAAAAAGTCATTAAGCCCTTAGACCCAGTTCGCCCGCAAGTGAATAAACCAGGCTTTAAACCTAGCCAAATCGACCATCCTCAAGAAAGTGAAGCACAGCCGCAAAAAGATCTAAACCAAAGTCAGGCAAATAGTCAAAAAACCTTAGAGCAAATGTTGGACGAACTCTACGCTCTTCCTCTAAAAGAACGCCATAGGGAAGGGGATGGCTTATTATTCGATCCGATGAAAGTGACACGCAAGACCAAATTTGGCTATGTTCATCCCCATGGTGACCATCATCATGTGATTCCTTTGCAAGAATTATCCGCTCTTGAAATTGCTGCAACGGAGGCTCATCTCAACAATCCTTCTTATATTTACCAAGCTGGGAAAACCGATCAAGAAAGTAAACCTTCAGATTCCCATGGTGAAGAGATAAATAGTCAAGCAGATGAGTCTAAGAAGCCAGCCAGCCAGCTGGAGAATAGCCAAGAGGAGAAAGACCAAGATAAGGTAAACTTCCTTGCTCTGGCTCAAAAAATCGCTAAATCGGCTAAAGGTAAAGATCATAAAACCTATACCACTGATGACGGCTATCGTTTTAGCCCAGAGTCGATCGTAGAGTATGACAGTAAGGGATTTATCACCCAACATGGTGATCACAGTCACTATGTTCCCTTTGCTGATTTGGATGATGAAGAGATTCGTCAAGCACAGGATTATGTGAATAGCGGGAAAAAGGTAATTAAGTTTGTCGAAGCAAGTCAGGATTCTGCTGATGAAATCGATAAGAAACTTTCTTTAATCGCCCTGGAAAGTGGGATTAATAAGGCCGATCTTAAAGTAACCGGCAATAAAGTCATTGTTCCGCATGGTAATCATAGTCATCTGAAGAATTTATCCGATTATCCTTCCTATCTAAGAGCGAGTGATTTTTCTACTGTTGAAGAATATAAAGACTATATTTTAGGATTAAAATTGAGTCAGTTCAAATTGGCACATGGTCTCCAAGATAAAGAGGTTTTACGTGATGGTGACCAGTTATTTGCTGTTCTCGCGGATAAAACGATTGCTAAAAAACTTGATGAGATTACTTTACCGATAGACTATGAAACTGTTTCATTTAGTTCTTCTAAAAATGACCAAGATGAGAAGAAGGAAGAAATTGTAGCAGAGCAGCCACAAGCTACCCCTATTCCTGAAGGCCTCTTTACCCCTCAGCAATTGGCAGCAGTGAATATACAAATGGCCTATCCGGAAAGAGAAGAAAATGGGGCTTTCTTGGTTTACCATATTGATCACTGGCACAAAATCGAAAATATCCATTTAAATGCTTGGTTTAACCAAGATAAGGAAAAAATTGAAAAGGCTAAGGCAAGTATGCGCTATTTAATCGCTCATCCTGAAGCTAAAATGCCACCTAAAAATGGTTTTGGTGTCCCTCATAATCAATCGGCGGATGACAAGGATTTCTATGTAACCTTTAATGGTAAAAAGTATAAGGCTTTTGGAAAGGGGCTCCAAGCGGGACCTTATAATACTGGATCTGAAGGCTATGTTTTCAGTAAGGATAATATCTTAGGGGTGGATGACCATGGTGTAACCACCGAGCACCGAGAAGATGGCCATGCCCATACCCACTATATTGAATTTGGCGAATTAAAGGGCTATGAACTTGCCCAAGTGGAAGAATGGATGGAAGAACAGGGGATAGCAGTTGAAAAAACTAAGAACCAAAGCCCTCAAATTGATCCAGAAAGTGTTGTGCCTGACAAGCGTGATGACCGCTACGTCTTCGAAGGTGAAAATGGCAAGGAATTTTATGTCTATCCATTTGAATTAAGACCGGAGCAAATTGCTGCAGTCGAAGCGGTCTTAGCTAGAAAAGCACTTGATCCTCAAGCAGTGATAAGCAAGGATGACGATGGTTACCACTTTAAAGTGAATGGAAAGTCCGTGGTCTACCCTGCTGAAGCTTTATCCGATTACCAAGTTGAAAAAATTGAACGGCAACTTTTCTTGAAGAATTTCCAAGCAGATAAGGTGCTTAGCCGCTTTTCACGGGGATACCTCTTCCAATTTGACCAAGGCAACCAGTACTTCAGTCAGTCTGAACTCTCAAAAGAACAAATTGCCGCGGTAGAAGAAGTCTTGCAGCAAAGAAATAGCAAGGCTCCAGATAATGAGCCGGCCACCGATTCAAAAGCGGCTGCCGAGCAAAAAAACGATGCTGAACGGATTGAAACGGCAAAAGAAGCCTTTCTAGCTTCTCATGGCTTTAACCCTGAAGAAGTAAAATCCAGAACTGCTGGAGGCTACATCTTTGAAATCTTCGGCACGGAATATAAGCTGACAGTCTATAAGCCAGAATCCGGACAAGCTAAAAAGGCCAGTGAATTAAGTCCTGACCAAGTTGCTGCAGTGGAAGCTGTGCTCAAATCCCGTGAGCAAGAAAGGGCCAAGTTAACTTCTGAAAGCAATCACAATCCGTCCTTAGATCATAGTGAGGACAAGAAAGGTCTAGCAGAAAATGTGCTTACTGAAGCAGTCAATTCAGAAAATACTGAAGCCGAAAAAATCGATGACCAACAAGTCTTGCCAGAAAATAGTGAGACCAACCTGCCCACTGCAATCCAAGCGACGGATTAA